In Snodgrassella alvi wkB2, the DNA window AAAGTATATACGGAGAAAAACAGTTTAGTTGCTGCGGATATGCTCAATGATAAAGTGATACCATTTTTTGATAATGAGCAGGTAGCGCTTTTACGAATTCTGACGGATAGAGGAAGTGAGTATAACGGTCATAAAGAGCGTCATGCATACGAACTGTATCTGAATTTGGAGGATATAGAGCATACGAAAACAAAAGCTTACAGTCCGCAAAAGAATGGTATCTGTGAGCGGTTCCATAAGACGATGAAGACCGAATGTTATGATGTTATGTTTAGACGTAAAATATATACAGAACTGAAAGAGATACAACAAGATATTGAGCTTTGGCTAGAGTTTTACAATCGGGAAAGAGCACATTCAGGGAAATACTGTTATGGTAAGACACCTTGGCAAACTTGGGTAGAGACAAAAGGACTGGCTAAAGAAAAGCAGCTAGAGAATTTATTTTACTCATCAGACAGTCATTGTGTTAGAACGAATGCCGATGAGTAGGTAGTATTTGTCAGATTAAGTTTGAGCTAGTACACATAAGTATAAATAGTCATAGAACTTCAACTGTACCAACTAGTTTAGGTCCTTCATAAATATTCATCATAAATCCTTTCTTAAGTAAAAAGCTTGGTGCATCTTCCATTAAAAAATAGGCTTCTCCTAAACCTATTCTTTGAGTGGATTCTACTAGCTCGTAACTTTTAACATTTAATACTAATGACCAAGATGAAATATCGCCATTTTTACCTTCCATTGGTTTAGTAATAACATAGTATTTTATATTTAGGGGAAGAGTTTTTTTTCCACCTTGTTGTATAGGGGTCCAATAAATTTTGACATTAACTCTGCAATTTTCCATTTTGTTTCTCCTCGTTAACATTTTGGTTGATGTATATATTTACTCCATTTAGGCTTTATTTTAGCCTTATTAAGGACTACATTATCAATAAATCTAGCTTTTCCTATACCATCTAATCGAGGATTTTTATAGGCTGCATCTGCTATATTATCAGGAACGCTAACCTGAACGACACGGAAATCACCACCATGTCCCATTTTTTCACCCCATGTAACAGCATCTTTATAGGACTCAGCAAACCATTTTCCTTCTAAGGTGCTTGGAGGTGATGTCCACTTTCCAGTTTTCATTAATTCATCGTATTCTGCAAGATTCATACCTCTATATAAGAGCATTAAACCAAGTGGATCAATCCAAGTTAACCCATTAGGCGCATACTGATACAGATTCAAACCGCCCAGCAACCCAATCGGGTCTGGCTGAGTAAATCTACCTATATCCGGATCATAGTACCTGAAAGTATTGTAATGTAAGCCAGTTTCTCTGTCTAAATACTGTCCCTGATATCTGAGGTTTTGCTCTACTGATTCGTGTTCGATTTCATGAATCCGCTTTCCCCATAACTGAAAGCTACATTCCCACAGTATTTTACCGTTTGCATCCGTCAGTTCCTCCGGCATGCCGTTCAGGTCGGTATGGAAGTAGTAGATTTGTTGTTCCTGATTACCGGTCCGGTCTATCCGCGCCAGCGGTTCATAGCTGCCTTCGTCAGTATACAGATACAGGCTCTGCCGTTTGTCTGCGCTGCTTTCCTGAATCATCTGCATCCTGTCCCACAGGAAGGTGGTGCGGTTGCATGGCTTGCCGTCTCGGTCCAGCCGGTGTTTTTCAATCCGCCGGCCGAATGCATCGTAGACGTAGCCATAACGTTCAGTATGGTTCAGCTGTTCGATACGCACTTCGGTCAGGCGGTGTTCGGCATCGTAATGGTAATACTGGGTACCGCTGACGGTTTGTTTGCTGCAGGTATGTCCGTGAGTATTGTACTGATATTTATATCTTAATAATTATAATTTTTTAACTGAATACTCAATTTTTAATCTCCATCTGCTAGTATTACTTCATCTTGAGAAACTGCTTCTTTCAAATAAGCTAATAATTTTTTTATTTCATTGTCTTTATTATTTGATAAATAATTAATTAGGATTTTTTGATGGTCAGGATAAACTTTTGTTGTACCATAAGGATCAATATAAATTCCAGTTTTTTTTTCTAAATAGAAAAGTGCATCATTTAACAATTCAATACTTTTGTCGCTTAAAAGTAACGATGGTTTACTTCCATCAGTATCAGATAAATATGAAAAATTTAACATTATATTAACCCTATTCATTGGTTGGATAAGATGTAATTATTTTATCTTTTTTGGGATCATAAATAACAATATGCCCTTTTTCTCCCCTTGTACCTATTACACGATCATAGTCCTTTTCATAACGAATTCTTCCACCACGTTGTTGAATAACTCTATCTGGATTTTTCATAGTTCTATTTTCTAGCTTACGATATTGATTAGGTTTTTTATATTTACTTTTAGATTGGAAATAATTTTTTTCCTTTGAATTATATTTACTTTTACCAATTTTGTTATGTCGCCTTATATGACGATTTGGTACATGTTTAGTACGTTTAGGTGTACAACTACGGCGCAATCCCCATGGATCAATCCACATTAGCGGATTAGGCGCATATTGATAAAGATTAAAGCCACCGGCTAACCCAATCGGGTCAGGCTGGGTAAAGCGTCCTATATCCGGATCATAATACCTGAAAGTATTGTAGTGCAGCCCGGTTTCTCTGTCTAAATACTGTCCTTGATACCTCAGGTTCTGTTGTATCTCTGTATGAGCAATCTCCCGTATCGGTTTGCCCCACAGCTGGTATGAGCATTCCCAGACGATTTCACCGGCTTCATCCGTCAGCTCCTCCGGCATGCCGTTCAGGTCGGTATGGAAGTAGTAGATGTGTTGTTCCTGATTACCGGTCCGGTCTATCCGCGCCAGCGGTTCATAGCTGCCTTCGTCAGTATACAGATACAGGCTCTGCCGTTTGTCTGCGCTGCTTTCCTGAATCATCTGCATCCTGTCCCACAGGAAGGTGGTGCGGTTGCATGGCTTACCGTCACGATCCAGCCGGTGTTTTTCAATCCGCCGGCCAAGCGCATCGTAGACGTAGCCGTAGCGTTCAGTATGGTTTAGCTGTTCGATACGCACTTCGGTCAGGCGGTGTTCGGCATCGTAATGGTAATACTGGGTACCGCTGGCGGTTTGTTTGCTGCGGGTTCGTCCGTGTTCGTCGTAGCTGTATTTCAGTTCGCGGAAGCTGAGCAGCTGATTAAAGCGGATCAGGTTCTGATTGCTTTCTTCTTCACCGCGTCTTCTATCCAACAGGTTGGCCGCAGCATCGTACTGCAGGGTTTCCCAGTACGCTTCGTTGCGGCAACTTTCGATGCGTCCGGTTACGTCGTAGCGGTAATCACTTTGTCCCTGTCGGTTGTGTTTTTTGCTTACCAGCCGGTCCAGATTGTCGTAACTGTAGCTGCGATCCAGTATGATATCCGGCAGGATGCCCGCTCCGGGACGTTTGGTCTGTTTGCCGGTCAGGCGGCCGGTGCGGTCGTATTGAAAACTGGTATTCATTCTGCCCTGGCTGCGCAGGGTTTCCCGATGCAGCAGGTCACGCTCGATGTCGCTGATAATCTGGCCGTCCAGGTTAATCTGGTGCAGATGGCCGGAACCATAATACAGTTTATTGATGGTACGTCCGTCCGGCAGGGTGGTGGCGATGCGGTTGCCCAGTTTGTCATACTGATGCTGCAGAACACCCTGTGCAGTGGTTTCGCTCAGCAGGTTGCCCATTATGTCGTAGCTGAAGCTGATCAGTTCCGGTTCGGCTTCCGGCAGTAAACCGGCGGCTTTAAAGCCGACTTTGAGTAGATTGTCGACTTTGTCATACTGGTAGGCGGTGGTGCCGTCGGGGGTGTATTTGCCAATTAAGCGCCCGACAGCATCGCGTTTGAAGCGGTGTTCAAGCTGATGCGGGCTGCCGGCAGCAAAGCGTACGCTGCTGACGTTGTCGAGCAGGTCGTAGCTCAGCTGCTGTTTACGCCCGTCCAAATCGGTCTGTTCGGTCAGGCGGTCGCCGGCATCATACTGAAACCGGTACTGTTCGCCGTTTTCGTTGGTCAGGGCGGTAAGACGTCCGTAGGCGTCGTAGCTGAAGCCGAGCTGACGGCCGGCAGCATCGATGCGGGTATGCACCAGTCCGCGCTGGTCGCGGCGGTAGCGGGTAGTGTGGCCGGCCGGATCGGTATAGCTTTGTAGCTGGCCGGCGGCATTGACGTTGTAGTGTTCCTGCCGTCCGTCCGCTAGGGTGGCGCCAATGAGCTGGCCGGCTGCGTTGTACTGGTATTTGCTACTGTTACCGATGGCATTGGTGATGCTGGTGAGGTTACCAGCGGTATTGTAATAGAAATGGGTGATGGAGCCGGAACAGTCTACATGCTGGATAAGCTGGCCGTTTTCGTTCCAGCGCAGGTATTTGTTGCCGCCGCGTACATCGGTGATACAGACAACCTGGCCGTGTCGGTCGTACTGGTAACGGGTATGCTGCTGTAACGGGTCGGTAACGGTGAGCAGGTTACCGCGCTCGTCGTAGTAATAGCGCCAGCTGCTGCCGTCGGGGTCGACGCTGATGGTCGGCAACGCCCAGTGCGGCAACCACTGGGTCTGGGTAGTTCTGCCCAGTGGGTCGATTTCTGCAGTTTCGCGTCCTTGTTCATCATAGCTGTAGCGCCATTGTCCGCCCTGCGGATCGGTCATGCAGACCAGCTGCTCATATTCATTCCATTCAAATTCGGTGGTCTGACCAAGGGCATCGGTGTAGCGGGTAATCTGGTAAATTTCATTCCAGTAATGTTCGCTAACACGACCCAGGCTGTCCTCTACTGTGGTCAGGCGTTTATCTAAATCATAATGGAAACGATAGTCTTCCTGTCGCTGACCGTCGGCTTCGCTCCAGTGCCGGGTTACCCGCCATGCGGTCTCTGCCGCTACTGTGCTGAAGTAGCTCCACTGATAATAACACTGCAAGCCAGTGGGCAGGCGGTGGTAGATCATGCGCCGGTCGGTGTTGTAGGCAAATTCTCGGGTCTGGCGGTTCTCGGCATCAAAGACCTGTTGCAGGTCACCCTGTTCAGTGTACTGGTAACGGTTCAGTAAGCGGCTGCTGCCGTCGCTCAGCTCCTGGCGGATTTCGGTCACGCGCTGCGGATGGCGCTGATCCTGATAGTGCAGGCTGATGCGGGCGGCGTTGTCGTTATCGGCAATTTCGACGATGCGGCTATGGGAATCGCGGTAGATAAGTAACTGGTTATCGTTGCGGTCCTGCAGCATGCTAAGCAGCAGACGTTTGGGGTTGCCGGGATCGGGCTCGAACAAACGGTACAAACCATCATCATCTTCAATTACCCAACGGTCCTGCCCGCCACGATAGATGGATAGATTTTCGTTAAGACCACGCATATTCTCACCCGGCTGCATGGGCTCGATTTCCAGCCGCCTACCTTGTTCGTCGGTAAAGACGGCGGCGCAGGAACCGTCGGGCTGCGGGTCGATTTCCATTTCGATTTCATAGCCGACACTCCAGCCGGCACCGAACATGTTGTGGGTGCGGGTATCGACGCTGCTGTAGAAACGCTGCCATTCGAAGGACAGGTGAGCCGACAGGGAGAAGTCCAGTTCTTCGGGACCGCCAAGCATTTTGGCACCGGTTGGCAGGTGGACAGGATTACCTTTATTCAGAGCTGCTGCTATTTTAGATCCAGTATAGCTAGCGGCAGAATCGAGCATAAATCCCAGTCCGAAACAGCCAAATGAACTACAGATTTTTTTGCGATTAAAAATTAATGTAGCTAAAGAAATTAATTGACCTATAGGATGTTTACCGCTTCTAATTTCACGTACGACAACCGATTCGCCCCCAATGCGTACATTATTAGAAACTTTGATACCACCTTCACAGTCATCAGTGACTTTGGCTTCGCAGGTACTGCGGTCATTGCTGCGTACTGCCGGCTGGCTGTTAATGTAGACTTTTTTAGAACCTTCGGCCAGATATTCAGGTGAGGAAACAGGGGAAGGATGTTTGGCACAGGTAATGGTATCTTCGTTTTGAGGTATCACCGGTTGCTGTGGTGAATCTACGGTTGGCCTCATGAATTCCTGAGCAGCTTTTGTGATTGACTGTACAGGATTTTCACCGAAATTCTTTAAGATGTTTTTTGCGGTATCGATAAAGCTTTCAGGTTGTTCAGGTTCGCCGGCAACTTCTTCAATTAAAATACCCGCAGCCCGGGCTGCCGGCTTACTATTGGTATGAGTATTGGCTGAACCTGTAAAAATTATTCCGTCTTCCACCGGCGGAAATAGCCCGCTGACTGCATCTGCCAAATCTGATATGACAGAACCAAGCCCGGATAGTTCAACAGCCACTCCGACCAGAGCAGACACTATCAAACCACCGGGTATCAAACTTATAGCTCCGTAACAAGCTAGCTCGACTGCTGCGCCTGCTATATCAGCCCATATTGAAGTATGTAAAAGAATATCATCCTTCCTGGCAGCCCAGTATGCTTCCCCCATAGCCGCATCCCTTTTTTAATTGAGTATTTATCGCTGCGAATATTACATTTAAATAGTTGAAATCTAATAAGTAATATTATATTATTTTTACTATAAATTACATATATAATTATTATATTTTATATTGTATTTTTTTGTATATTATTAAAATAATATGAAAATAATTTTAATCAATTCCAATTTAATTACAAATACCATAAAATTACTTATTTAAATAACATATCTATTGAAATTTATTATTTTTTATGTTTAATTTTTCAATAATAAATAAAAACGCAGAAAGCGGAATTTAATGAAGAAAAACATATTATTTTTAACATTATTATTTTCTGCAATTGCACGGGCTGAATTTATTCATCCGATGGATTACGATGGTTCTCTGGGACAGAAAAAAGCAGTAAAACAATTTATTAAACAGCAGGTACAGCGTGATTATTGTCAGGAATTGAATATTTGTAATAAATCTGCTCTGCGTAAAATGGAAAAGAAAAATTTCCGGGCATTTATGAAGGCAACGCATGCAACTGACAGAAAAGTCATGGATGAAGCGATAGACCATTGTATGCATTATATGGATATGTGCGAATATTCTATTATTGAACTTAAATATTCAGATATTAAGAAATCTGAAAATTAAACCAAGCTAATAAACAAAACCTGACTAGCTTTATTATGCTACTAATCTGGTTAGCAAACTGTATATAAAGTAATCAGATTAACAATTTAAGTTGCAGCTATCTGTTTTAATTGTCCTATTCTCTTTAGCCAACTTAATTTATTCTTAATTAAGTTATTTCTTTTATTATTTTTACATTGAATAACTTAGCTCTGGTATGACTGCCTGCTTTATCGCGCTACTATGAAAAAGCCAAATACTTGATTTTCAGGCCAACTATGGAGGCAAACATGAAATTTATTGAACAGTTTAAAGCTTTTTTATTACGAGGCAATGTTATTGATCTGGCTGTCGGTATGGTAGTGGGTACTGCTTTTACTAATATGGTGAAATCACTGGTAGATAATGTCATTATGCCACCAATTGGTCTGCTGATTGGCGGGGTAGATTTTTCCAATTTATTTATCACTTTACGCAGTGGTTCTAAATATCCGGGCCCGTATGAAACACTGGGTGCGGCACAGGCTGCTGGTGCGGTAACACTCAATATTGGTTTATTCATCAATACTGTTATTAGTTTAGTAATCATTGGATTTGCGATTTTTTTGGTTGTCAAAGGAATCGACAAACTGCATAAAAGCCCTGCCCCGAAAGCTACTACAAAACAGTGCCCGCAATGCTGTACAGATATTCCGATTCAGGCAAAACGCTGCCCGAATTGCACATCTGAGTTAAATTAATTTAAAACATTATTATGTTTTAAATCGTGGTGTACACTACAAGTTATCAAACTAAATCTGAGTTTTTGAGACGATTGATAAAAGCTACAAATTGTATGTAGCTTTTTTTGCGCCAGCGAATTATATATATATTTTCAGGCAGGCAATGGATAAGTGTGCGTATTAAATATTTACTCAATATGCCACAGAAAATAATTTAAACTAACAGGAATAACAATGCAAAATAGCCCGACTCCGTTTTATAACCCTTTATTAAGCTATGAAGATAATTATCATCAAGGGCCTTTCGGTGATTTCAGAAATTTAAATGTATCTGCTGATATTCAAAGCCAGCCTGAACGTTTTCTGAATATGGAGGTTAATTTACCTTTTGGTATTCCTGCCGGACCTTTGTTAAATGCAAATTTTATTCGGGCTGCATTTAAGCATGGTTTTGATTTATGTGTTTATAAAACTGTCCGAAGCCGAGCTCAGGCCAGCCACCCGTTGCCTAATGTACTATCTATTCATCCTGCCGGTAAGCTTTCTGCTAATGTGGATACTGTTCTTGCTGATAATCAGTACACTCAGCCTTTATCTATAACAAATTCTTTTGGCGTACCTTCTTATAATCCCGATATCTGGCAGGCTGATATGGCAGAAGCAATTCAGTCTGCGCAGAAAGGTCAATATGTTATCGGCAGCTTTCAGGGAACACCAGGTAATGAATCCAGTATAGAAAAAGATTATGCCCGAACGGCCGTTCTGGTAAATGAAACAAAGGCACCGATACTGGAAGCTAATTTAAGCTGTCCGAATGAAGGTGTAAATAAATTATTGTGCTTTGATTTTGACAAAGTGGAGCGGATAGCTAAAGAAATTAAAAATGTTGTTCCGGATAAACCTTTGTTTCTGAAACTGGCGTATTTTGCAGATGATAATGCTATCTTCCCCTTATTAAGTAAGCTAGACGGAGTAATTGACGGCTACAGTACTATAAATACGTTATCAGCCAGACCGGTTGATGCAGATGGTAAACCTGCTTTAGGCACAGACCGGCCTACCGGTGGTGTTTGTGGTGATGCCATCCGCTGGGCTGGATTAGAAATGGTAGAACGTCTGGCCAGATTAAGAGCCCGTCTGCAAAACCATTTTGCGATTATTGGTGTTGGCGGTGTAAGCTGTACTGAACATTATCAGGCTTACCGTGCCGCCGGAGCTGATGCTGTGATGAGTGCCACTGGTGCCATGTGGAATCCGCAGCTGGCCATTGAAATTAAGAAAAGTCTGAATAAATAATATAAAAGCAGACAGCCAGAAGTTGATCAGGCTGTCTGCTTTAAATGTAAAGAATTTTTTCATCGCTTTATGCGATAAGGTTCATCCATAGCAATAAAATCTTTTTCTTCAAGTGCCTGGGCAATCCATGCTGCTACTGCTTCATTGACACATAATGCATTTATATAATCAGTCAGGATTGCTGAAGTATGAATTTGGAAACCTTTTAATCTTAAACACATGGGTGCATAAAAAGCATCGGCAATACTGAATTTACCAAACAGAAACGGCCCTTCAGATACAGCCAGAAATGATGACAAATGCTGATCAAGGAAATCAATTTCTTGTTTTACATTGGGAAAATCCCGCAGGATAATCTGGCCGATTTCAGGCAGCACTGCCTCAATATTCATGGGTAAATGCCGGCGTATATGATTATAACCATTATGCATTTTAGCCACTATACTTCTTGCTCTGGCACGGACTTTATAGTCTTGCGGCCATAATGCCAGTTCCGGATGTTGTTCTGCAAGATATTCACAAATTGCCAGAGAATCATTAACAATCAGATCATCATCTATTAATACAGGCACAGTACCATAAGGATTGAGCGGCAGTATGGTTTGTTTAAAAACCGAATCGGGTGCAAAACTGTCAAAGCGTACCAGATGCTCAGTAAAATCTATCTGAAAATGCTTCATGACTACCCATGGCCGCATTGACCAGGTAGAATAATTTTTATTGCCGATATAAAGTGTGTAATTCATTCGCTTTTCTCTTTTAGTAGTCATATTTTATAATTGATTAAGCATAGTATCAGCTTAATCTTGTGTAATCTAGCGCACGGAAAAGATAAATCAGAAAAGTGCTTTAATACAGATTTTTTTGCCCGTGCCGGTAAATTCGGTACAATAACAGGCTAAATTAATCAGTCCTACAGCAGTTATTGCACATGCTCAGCTATCGCCATGCTTTTCATTCCGGTAATCATGCCGACATTCTTAAACATTATTGTCTGATGACAGTACTGGAATATTTCAAACTGAAAGACAAACCTTTTTGCTATGTTGATACTCATGCAGGTGCAGGGCTATATAGTCTGATCAGTAAAGAAGCTCAGAAGGTTGGTGAATACAGGGAGGGAATCGGGCGACTTCTGGCTGCAACTAATCTGGATAATAGTTTAAAACAATTCCGTAATGCTGTTGTCTCCTGCCTGCCAGATGATACAAATCTTTATTGCGGCTCTCCATGGCTGGCTCAGGCTCTGGCTCGCGAACAGGATCGTCTGCGCCTTTTTGAATTACATCCCGCGGATGCAGAACTATTGCGTAATAATATGCGTAATATTAAACAGCCAAACCGTGCTCAAGTGTTTTGCGATGATGGCTTTAAAGGTCTGCTATCTATGCTACCCCCGCCAAGTCGACGTGCAGTAGTGTTAATTGATCCGCCATATGAATTAAAGCAAGATTACCAACAATTAACAGACACGCTTAAGACCGCCCTGAAAAAATTTGCTAGTGGCTGTTATTTAATATGGTATCCATGTCTGAGCCGTGGTGAAAGTCTGAAATTACCCCAAAATCTGCAAAAACTGGCTCCCGATAATTTTGTTCAGGCAGAATTGTATGTACACGCACCACGCCCGGATGGTTTTGGTATGCACGGCAGTGGTATGTTTATTATCAATCCGCCGTACACATTGCCCGGGATACTGGAAAAGGTATTACCGGCAATGACTCGGCTACTGGCTCAGGATGACAGCGCACATTTCGTTCTTAACTCTGTTATTGCCTGAATATAAATAAGGTATGGTTGGCAGAGTCTGTTATTTAGTCTGGAAAAGTTAAAGCTATTCTGTAAGCTTTCATGCTGGGTGTATCCGGTCTGTAATAAAGAAATCAGAAGGTCGGATTAAAGTGGAAATCCGCAATCATTAGCGCTGAATAATTTCATTGATTTTCTGAAAAAACCATTCAAAGATAAATACAATCTAATGTACATAGTGATTAAACGAGCTGAATAATACTTAAGAAATGTATAATAATAGTGAGTTTTAAAAGGGAGTATTCGCATGTCTGTTTTAATGTCTGATTATCTGCAACAGCAGCAGCAAAAATATGCTGTTACACCGCATTTGCCTGATGTGATTACTAGCATTAGTCAGGCCTGTCTGCACATTAATCGTGAAATACGTCTGGGCGCTCTGGATAATATTCTGGGCAGTGCTCATACAGGTAATATACAAGGTGAAGAGCAGAAAAAACTGGATGTTTTATCCAATCAAATTATGATTGATACCCTCTCTGCTAATCCGGCTATTGCCGGACTGGCCAGCGAGGAAGAGGATTCATTTGTTACAGCTAGTCAGAATGGACAATTTCTGGTGTTATTCGACCCACTGGATGGAAGTTCCAATATTGATGTGAACATATCCATCGGGACTATTTTTTCAGTATTGGCTAAACCAGATGGTGCGCTTACTACAGAAAGCTTTTTACAATCCGGCCGGCAACAGCTTGCCAGTGGTTATGTGCTGTACGGACCGCAAACCATTCTGGTACTGACATTGAAACATGGTATTGCCATGTTTACTTTGAATGAACATAACCAGTTTCAACTGACTCAGGAAAATCCGCAGATACCAGTATCTACAGCTGAATTTGCTATTAATATGTCTAATCAGCGCCACTGGCAGCCAGCTATGCAAAATTATATTGCTCAGTTGCTAGCAGGTAAAAGTGGCTGTCGCGGAAAAGACTATAATATGCGCTGGGTGGCATCGATGGTAGCCGAGGTGCACCGGATTCTTATTCGTGGCGGTATCTTTACTTATCCGCAGGATAATCGCAACCCTGATAAACCTGGTAAGCTACGCTTAATGTATGAAGCAAATCCTATGAGTTTACTGGTTGAGCAAGCTCAAGGGGCTGCTACAAACACCCGTCAGAACATTCTTGATATTCAGCCAGAAGGCCTGCATCAGCGTGTAGCCGTTGTACTTGGCAGCAAGGAAGAAGTAGACTACGTTACTGCTATGCATAATGCAGACTAACCATTGCAGATCCTTCTGCAATTTTTTTATTTTACTCCCTCAGGAGATTTTAATGATTAAATTAACTACAAATTTTGGTGTTATCGGTATTGAGCTTAACCATGAGAAAGCACCCAAAACTGCTGAAAATTTCGAACGCTATGTTCGTGAAGGCTTTTATGATGGAACCATTTTTCACCGGGTTATCGATGGTTTTATGATTCAGGGTGGCGGCTTTGATAAAGATATGCAACAAAAACCCACTCATGAACCGATTGAAAATGAAGCCAATAATGGTTTGAAAAATGATCGCTATACTATTGCAATGGCTCGTACCATGCAGCCTCATTCAGCCAGCGCACAATTTTTCATCAATGTAAAAGATAATGATTTTCTGAACCATACTAAACCGGATTTACACGGCTGGGGATATGCTGTATTTGGTAAGGTAGTTGAAGGACAGGATGTAGTTGATAAGATTAAAGGCGTCAAAACCGGTAATCATGGCCCGCATCAGGATGTACCAGTTGAAAATGTGATTATTGAAAAAGCTGAAATTGTTTAAATAACATTAAAATAAATGCATTAGATAATCCTGATGCATTTTAAAACAGCAATTAACTGCTTTTTTAACTCTTTTTTGTATAATTAATGAAGTCTTCATAAGCAAAATTTTTCGGCAATGAAAAATTTTGCTAAAGATTTACTTCAATAATTAAAATACAAGGAAGACTTAATGAATATAGTAACTTTCAAACTTAAAAAACGTTGGAAGAATTAGTAGCTAAATTTGAAGAACATAATAAATTTTAGATTAATATTTTGCTAAAAATGGGTTTATAGCATCAGGTCCTTTAGACAATAAAACTGGTGATATTATTAACGTAAAGAACAAAATCATTATTATTGCAAATATATTAATATTATTTGTGGTAAAAATGATGATTAATTTTAATGTTATACTTAGTTATGCCGCTGCGTTATTAATATATTTAGCAAACAATAATGATAATAAGGAGATGAGAACATGAAAAATCTTAGAATGAAATATTTTGACTTATCACCAGAACTCATGAGTGGTTTTAGAGCCGTGAAAGTCGCCCTTGAGAAAAGCGTTGTAGATCAGAATTTTATTGAGTTAGTCTATCTCAGAGTTTCTCAAATTAATGGATGCGCATATTGCCTGAATCTACATACAAATTCCCTGCTAAAAGCTGGTGAAACGCAACGCCGCATATCTGAAGTGGCAGGATGGCGTGTTAGTGATCAATTTTCTAAAAAAGAACAAGCGGCATTGAACTGGGCAGAACAGTTAACGCTAATATCGACAAGCCACGCCGATGATGAGTCGTTTGAGTTATTAAAAAATTTCTTCAATGATACAGAGATATCTGACCTTACATTTGCAATATCGCTGATGAATGGAATGAACAGACTTGCCATTTCTATGCGGCAATGAGGTGCATTATGGGCAATGTTGAATAGTTGACTTAAGTAAGGTGTAGTTTTTAGGAATCAGAGTTTAGGTGCTGGTAATTTCTTTTTTAAGGCCTTAAGTACTTATCCAAATAGTGATGCAGACTATAACTATCTTGAAAAAGAATTTATTATACCTAAGGGAAGGACTACAAAAGCTTTTCATTAAATTTTTATATAAAGTCATTAAAAGCGTTGCGGCATAGTAATGAGTGATTCAATTGAAGAAGTCAAAAACATTATGAAGTCAGATCCATTTTGTGTTTATGATCTTGTTGATTTAGAATTTACTTTATTTCAGGCTGCTA includes these proteins:
- a CDS encoding carboxymuconolactone decarboxylase family protein; this encodes MKNLRMKYFDLSPELMSGFRAVKVALEKSVVDQNFIELVYLRVSQINGCAYCLNLHTNSLLKAGETQRRISEVAGWRVSDQFSKKEQAALNWAEQLTLISTSHADDESFELLKNFFNDTEISDLTFAISLMNGMNRLAISMRQ
- a CDS encoding 23S rRNA (adenine(2030)-N(6))-methyltransferase RlmJ, encoding MLSYRHAFHSGNHADILKHYCLMTVLEYFKLKDKPFCYVDTHAGAGLYSLISKEAQKVGEYREGIGRLLAATNLDNSLKQFRNAVVSCLPDDTNLYCGSPWLAQALAREQDRLRLFELHPADAELLRNNMRNIKQPNRAQVFCDDGFKGLLSMLPPPSRRAVVLIDPPYELKQDYQQLTDTLKTALKKFASGCYLIWYPCLSRGESLKLPQNLQKLAPDNFVQAELYVHAPRPDGFGMHGSGMFIINPPYTLPGILEKVLPAMTRLLAQDDSAHFVLNSVIA
- a CDS encoding beta/alpha barrel domain-containing protein, which codes for MQNSPTPFYNPLLSYEDNYHQGPFGDFRNLNVSADIQSQPERFLNMEVNLPFGIPAGPLLNANFIRAAFKHGFDLCVYKTVRSRAQASHPLPNVLSIHPAGKLSANVDTVLADNQYTQPLSITNSFGVPSYNPDIWQADMAEAIQSAQKGQYVIGSFQGTPGNESSIEKDYARTAVLVNETKAPILEANLSCPNEGVNKLLCFDFDKVERIAKEIKNVVPDKPLFLKLAYFADDNAIFPLLSKLDGVIDGYSTINTLSARPVDADGKPALGTDRPTGGVCGDAIRWAGLEMVERLARLRARLQNHFAIIGVGGVSCTEHYQAYRAAGADAVMSATGAMWNPQLAIEIKKSLNK
- a CDS encoding peptidylprolyl isomerase, translating into MIKLTTNFGVIGIELNHEKAPKTAENFERYVREGFYDGTIFHRVIDGFMIQGGGFDKDMQQKPTHEPIENEANNGLKNDRYTIAMARTMQPHSASAQFFINVKDNDFLNHTKPDLHGWGYAVFGKVVEGQDVVDKIKGVKTGNHGPHQDVPVENVIIEKAEIV
- a CDS encoding glutathione S-transferase family protein; protein product: MNYTLYIGNKNYSTWSMRPWVVMKHFQIDFTEHLVRFDSFAPDSVFKQTILPLNPYGTVPVLIDDDLIVNDSLAICEYLAEQHPELALWPQDYKVRARARSIVAKMHNGYNHIRRHLPMNIEAVLPEIGQIILRDFPNVKQEIDFLDQHLSSFLAVSEGPFLFGKFSIADAFYAPMCLRLKGFQIHTSAILTDYINALCVNEAVAAWIAQALEEKDFIAMDEPYRIKR
- a CDS encoding class 1 fructose-bisphosphatase, which translates into the protein MSDYLQQQQQKYAVTPHLPDVITSISQACLHINREIRLGALDNILGSAHTGNIQGEEQKKLDVLSNQIMIDTLSANPAIAGLASEEEDSFVTASQNGQFLVLFDPLDGSSNIDVNISIGTIFSVLAKPDGALTTESFLQSGRQQLASGYVLYGPQTILVLTLKHGIAMFTLNEHNQFQLTQENPQIPVSTAEFAINMSNQRHWQPAMQNYIAQLLAGKSGCRGKDYNMRWVASMVAEVHRILIRGGIFTYPQDNRNPDKPGKLRLMYEANPMSLLVEQAQGAATNTRQNILDIQPEGLHQRVAVVLGSKEEVDYVTAMHNAD